AATCCAccaatgtgcacaaaaatgcctCATTGCGCTAAggcatgcgcaattgcgcatacgcTAATGTGAAGATGGACAGAATTGTTCTTGTATTGACTAAAGCAGACATGTCAGAAGAGTGGAGAAGTCCCTTTTCAACTATTTCTATCGAAGAGCGCGACATTCTTATTGCATTCTGTAGCATTCGCTGAGCGCTCGCCACCTGATAATTAATCAGCTCCGTGTTTATTTACTGCACTAAAATGGCAGGTGTTGGGATGTATTAATCATAGCGGAGCACAAACAAGGCCGCCTCACCTCCATAATTAATAGAGCACGATCCTTTCCTTTGTGTGTTAATAAAGAGCAGTGGAGACACTTAGCAACTTTAATGTCTTAACAAAGCCAGTTAATGAGCAGCGAAGGGTTCTCTCTATCATTTCTTCTGCATTTCTTCTGCAGGCCGTATGCAGTTTTGCAGGCGCTGAACTAGAGAGTTGTGGCAATATTGGTGAGAACTGCAGATTGGGTACACATCTGCAGCGAAGTCCGCATGTGTAGCATGGATCTGCCAACATGTTTTACTTCATCTTTGGAATAGTCTCAGTCATCACTGATTTGCTGTACACTTAAAGAACTGCTGCCCTATCTACAGGACAAGGGAATAAGTGTTTGATCActgggaccaccaccaatcatgagaacagAACTTCTAGCTGTCCCCAAATGATTGGAGCAATGGTTACGAGTATGCACTATTCATTACAATAGAACCGCTAAAGATAggatcacagaatggtagagttggaagggacctccagggtcatcgggtccaaccccctgcttagtgcaggattcactatgtCATCtctgacagatgtctgtccagcctttgtttgaacacttccgtggcaacctgttccactcattgatcaccctaaccatctaatatctaatctgcgtctcctccctttcaatttcatctagttgcttctagtctttccttgtacaaatgagaatagggttgatccctctgcactatgacagcccttcagatatttgtagaccgctattaagtctcctctcagccttcttttttgcaagctaaacattcccagatcctttaactgttcctcacaggacttgatttgtagaccgctcaccatcttggaaactcttctctgaacttgctccagtttatctgttttttttaaataggggtgcccacaactggacacagtattccagatgaggtctgactaaggaagagtagagggggataatgacctcacgtgatctagactctctgcttctcttaatacatcccagaattgtgtttgcctttttttgctgctgcatcacaccgttgactcatgttcagactgtgatttattagtatacccaagtctttttcacatgtgctactgcttagcgcaatccctccaattctgtatgtgattttttttttttttttttcatttttgttgcccagatgtaggactttgcatttcttcttgttaaataccattcagcTATTCGCTGCCCAGTATTCAAGCTTGGCTACatgtttttgaatcctctctctcttctttagtgttagctatccctcccttgctctgtgtcgtcggcaaatttgatcattaTGCCCTTAatgccctcctccagatcatttataaaaatgttgaacaacactgagcctaggacagagccttgtggtaccccacttgagacattattCCACTTGGAGGTGCAGCCACatataaccactctttgagtacgatcactcagccagttgtgaatcaaactgatagttgccttgtcaatcccatatttggtcatttttttcaataaggatggtatgagatactttgtatcAAGATATACTAtctccactgcatttccctgatcaacccagtctgtgtgatttttgtcatagaaggaaattagatttgctggcatgacttgtttgttacaaacccatgctcgcTATGGTTAATTTTCCATTTTCATCCTAGTACTTGCATAcacgctgtttaataatttgttcaaagatctttcctggtataaaagtcaggctcacaggtctggaGTTTCCTGTATCCACAAGTTGGGCCTTcttaacatcatttttaaccaattcaccattttcatcctctagtatctttgactttttcttttgcttttgacataccccccccccccccaaaaaaaaaaaatcatttttttattgctttttattgcttttggcctctgttgcaagcctcaattcattattagctttagttttctgacacttgccctacagtttttgcagaccgcattatattcttctatagATGTGCTCCCTGCTTTCCATTTCCACTTCCTTTTTAATGTGtgaaagttctgtgttcatccatcctggtctctttaaaggcttcccattcttccttcttttggagattgttaacaattgtgctttaagaatctcatttcgcaatatttttcaaccttcttggacatttctgtccttaagatcatccagccattggatccttcctaccctctttcggaATCCTTTAAaaactgcctttctgaaatccaaccctgaggtctgagtcttctcagatcTTCCTCccattgttatccaaaattcaagggtagcgtcatcactgcctcctaaggccttatattgttctagtttaaagcgctcccgatgagtgtagcaaggcacctgccaaatatatgcttaccagtcctttgtaaggtgcaacccatctccaGCAAGCAGTTCATCGTAAACTTAATTCTCTCCATGGCCTAGAAATCCAAATGTTTGCTGAAAGCACcattgacgtagccagttgttcacctctggaatcctgttccatcttcttattctatggccatccactggaagaccacctgtgctccttcACTTTCCTGACGAGATCTTCAAAATCTCTGCAGACAGTTGTTAggtgcttttttgcagtgtcatttgttccCACATGTATCAGTAGGAGTaggttgggaggggtatcattACTCCTTACCCCTCCCatcccacgtcacaggcctctcactagccaagcaagaatcctactgcacattgatgaggggcaaacaccctgaaacagctgtatgtgtttggtattctggcttggttttaaaCTCCCAATCATTATTATGAAGACCTGTATatagggttggacattgatttgcaggaatgctgctatccagtaggtggcgctgcagaggtattgtttcatcttcattATTTTCAGTAAGGGTAGATAATggtctgtagaactgaagagtcttgatagcctatcaggcACATCTTTCTCTTGtgtacctggaagacagcacgCCTCTcctgaggttatgtcaggtctgcagacagcggcctctgttcctatCAGTAGGGAATCCCCCATAACCACTGCTGTCCTCGTCTTCTATATaacaacacttttttttctccatccaacATGATTCTGAGACGTTGCTACACTATTCTTTGCGGccaaagtcatttcttgatgtacctctttgTTCTCCTGCATGAGAGCCTGGtactgagcagtatgggtgctggctgactcctgatcctcctgcttctttgggtcacatgcttccattcctctgctgctacagtgtgattgttctcagtaagccaTTAAAGAAAATTAATACTATGTAGAACTAAAAGCAGACAGCCTGATATAGTcgagtacaagtgctcagctgTCTGTGGCAgtcctgttgaaatgaatggagcggtaatGTCCACGGGTGACCACTGCTTTGGGGACCCTCGGGACCCCATTGTCGTGATTGTCATGGTTTCCAGTTGTCTCACTGCCAGAGATTCAGATGCTTATTCACTATCCTATGGACAGGGAATAAGTTATAttcataggacaacccctttgataTCTGGATGTCTCtggttcttaaagggaaccttttaGCTCAAACATGCTagccaaactgcaggcatgatgttatagagcaggaggagccgagcagattgatatatagttttatggggaaaggctCAGTAGAACCTGTATTTTACTCATTTGAATTCCTGCTTTTTCAATGcttagaagtccagtgggcggtcctatcagtgaatcACCGTAgttatacacagctgtcaatcactgataggaccgcccactggacctctaaccTCAGAGTGAGTAGAAATGTAAATGAGTATATCactagttatactgaatcttttcccacaaaatatatatatgtatataatctcaatctgctcagcttctgcTCCATAACATGCtacctgcagtttggacaacatgttCTAGCGGGCAGATTCCCTATAAAGGGCTtgctcagttgtaaactattgatggcctatcaataGTAGTAGATCAGCGGAGTGTATGCTACCCAGGATCCTCACCAACCAGCTGTTCTATGGGCTGGTgcgtttgcttcctgcagaaatcagctcaatctAGAAGACaactctgttcttactgtagtggctagCCTTGTTaggtctcattcacttcaatgggaacatttacatgtaataccaagcctggccactgcaatggggatGGAGCTGTCAGCTTATTACAGAAATCCGCTTAATAAACAGGCACACTGACACatggaacagctgatcggtggggatccgggGCAGCAGAGTGCTACTgatctattgatggcccatcctatggataagccatcaatagtttacaactggacaaccccttaaagcttATGAGTTTTGCAGCTGGTCGTCTCCTGCAACTTTTTCCTGCCATAGTTGAACCCATCCCGCTGGGGTTTAGAGGGCCTTTCAGTTGAGACATTATGTTTCCCTGTGTCCTCCTAGGGCCCCCTTTACACGAGAGACCTCTGATTTGAAGAGGTTTTGCCTGGGGTCCGATGTTTTATGCCATGCTCTCCCTCTTATGTTATGCTTCAGTGATCTGGTGAGGATACCACCCCTAtcatgtgttgtttttttctttcctataACTGCAATCGATTGTGCAATCTTTAAACATTGTGTGTAATTCGAGGCTCACACGACCAGATccgaattgcggattctgcaatcgcTGTCAGTGCGGACTGTGAAAGGCATGCGgtttcaaattttccttcacactcgcagatacgaattgcgtTTTCTACGAGTGGaagaagaatcacagcatgctctattttacagcggaATCCACACTGatagcctccattgatgtcaatggaagtatccgacccacagcccatacgcaatgaacattgcgtatgggctgcaggtacccgcgtcatcgctaagtgacagtgCCGGAaatagaggcaaaaaaaaaaaactgtactgtgcatgaccgtcaGTGAGCCTGCGCAGCTATGCGCAATACAGTAAAGTGCTGTACGCCAGGCTCTCAACCATAATCCGCTGTGGGccttccacatgtggaatccgacccgctcggGTGAGCCCGGCTTACGGCTGAAAAAGAACACATGTCCATCGAGTTCAGCCAATTATCttgcattgttgatccagagaaaggcaaaatacCGCATTGTTGATCGTTCCCTCACTGCACACACTGGCTGATGATCGGGAATGCTGGTTCCATCTAACAGTCGTTCAGCTGCTTGTGCTTAAGGTGGTATTACATGAGCGCTGCTAACGCTTATGTAATAGCACTAATTGTCAGGCTCTAACTGCACTTAGTAGATTCAGCCCGACAATTATCAGGAAAGCGCTAGCAGCTACTGCTCGTGGAATAGCAGCCCCAGGCTTCTGGCAGAAGTGCATCCTTTTTATGAAAACGTTGACATCCTGTGTATTGCGTTGAATGTTTTGCAATTGACATCCACTATGTTTTGCATTTTTGTCCAGCAGTCTATAGactactctctctctccacctTGCAGACATGCTACTGGTGAAAGCCGCCCATGACACATTGCTACGCATCCTCCTCTTCCCCGCCGTATCCTTCAGGCATCCCCGTCCCGACGCCTCGGAGGTCCTGACCCAGCACCTCCGGCAGCGGGACCTGCCACACTGGACTTCTTTTTGTGTCAAGTACAGCACTGTTAATAATGACCAGTTCGGCTTATCAAATTTCAACTGGGAAGTGAATGGCACAAATTACCATATCCTCCGAACGGGCTGCTTCCCATTCATTAAATATCACTGTTCCCGTGCTGCCCCCCAGGACCTGCATCTTCACAACCACTTCTTTACCACGCTAAAAGCCATAAATCTAGGTAAGTGATGGAGAGATGCTGTAATTACACCCCACACACTCCATCCTGCCTCCCACCCAAGGCTTATTAAATATTTAGCTTTATAAAGGCCATCAATTGTCTTTTCAAACAGAATATGTGGAGCGTGGCTTCCTGTGGCTGCTTATCCATATGGCTGGGATTAATTACTTTGCTTTATTATCGCAGCTTATTAAAATCTCCCTTGCTGCCGTTGGTTAGAACAGCCCATTATGTTAGCGGGTTATTATGGGTTTCATATTAATCGCATTATTATCTCTCTGGCTGCCTTTCATTAGTAAAGCTGCAGAATGCTTcgaacataaataaataaaataaagttgTCCCTTCATTGCGAGCACAATAATGGGGAAGCTGGAGACGATGGGATGTGAATGCAGAGCGGCGCACGGTAAGGTAATGACCGCACGTCTCCTCCGTCTTGTTCTGAttggctctgtctctgctcggCAGGGATCCCTACTCTGATGTATGGCCTGGGATCCTGGCTCTTCGCCCGAGTTACTGAGACGGTTCCTACCAGCTGTGGATTGGTGACCATCTACTTTCTGATCAAGGAGGACAAAGAAGCCATGTTCTGAGACCTTCTACTGACTCTTTCCTTTCTTTTACCATTTAGGAGGGGTGGAAAAGGTTGAATCTTGCAAATGTATAATATTTGTCGCTGTATGAATAGCGTTTCTCCGGTTTAGGTTGTATTCAGATTGATGTAATTTATCATTTACCGCTGTGCCGTAACTTATTTTCGGATCATGTTTGCACTGACAGCAAGGATTACGGAAAGCCAAATAGTTGACTAGTTGGTCATGACTTTGTAAATCTATCAAACCATTCTTGTTAGTGCGCCGTTCATCCGCAGCCATGTTCTTCGTTTTGCCGGTATGAAGCTGATCTATTCAGTCGAGGCTACTTTGACACAAGACACTTTTGAtctagtgtataaaaaaaaatgaatgc
The nucleotide sequence above comes from Eleutherodactylus coqui strain aEleCoq1 chromosome 2, aEleCoq1.hap1, whole genome shotgun sequence. Encoded proteins:
- the C2H15orf61 gene encoding uncharacterized protein C15orf61 homolog codes for the protein MLLVKAAHDTLLRILLFPAVSFRHPRPDASEVLTQHLRQRDLPHWTSFCVKYSTVNNDQFGLSNFNWEVNGTNYHILRTGCFPFIKYHCSRAAPQDLHLHNHFFTTLKAINLGIPTLMYGLGSWLFARVTETVPTSCGLVTIYFLIKEDKEAMF